CATTATTAGCTGGTGGAGAAACCGTCGTAACTGTACTTGGTAAAGGAGTAGGTGGAAGGAATCAAGAGCTATGTTTATCGCTTTCCATATCTTTGAAAACAATTGAAAATTATTTAGCTCTCTGTATGGGAAGCGATGGAATAGATGGAATAAGTCCTGCCGCAGGCGCCATAGTCGATGAGAATGTACTTAAAGAAGCTACCCAGATGGAATTAAATCCCATCGAGTTTCTTGAAAATAATGATAGCTTCACATTTTTCTCTAAACTAGGTAGAGCTATATTTACGGATTACACAGGAACTAATGTAAACGACATATTTGTGGCGATAATTGTTTAAACCTACGATTATGCTAATGTTTGCTAAACAATAGTAAAATATGATAATATAAATACCGGTATTGTTAAAAATCTAGGGAGAAAAAATGCTGCCCATGAATCCTCGAGAACTTCAAAAACAATTAAGACAGTTAAAGAAGTTAGGCATAAAGATAGATCAGCTTGTAGATGCTGAAGAAGTACATATAGTGTTAAGCGACAGAAAATTGATCTTAGAGAAACCCGATGTGTTTATAGTCGAGTTTAGTGGACAAAAAATGTTCTATTTAGCTGCTCAAAACATTCGTGAAGAGTTAAGGAAAGATCAACAAATTACTTCAATACCTACACAGGTAGAGATATCCAATGATGATATACAATTTGTAGCTGAATACACACATGTATCAGTTGAAAAAGCTAGAGATGCTATATTAAAAGCAGGTGGTGATATAGCTAAAGCTATAGAGCTTATAGAATCTGAAAAGAAATCATCTCACACAACATGAGTTTTCAAGATACTTACTAACACAAGGACATAAAATCTCTAAAACACTAAGAATGACGCTATTGTTTGCACAACTATACTCACCATGGAGGAAACGCACACCTAATTCAATTGACTTTCTCAAGATATCTTCTGGACAGATAATTCTTATATCATTATACTTGTTGATTGTTATAATTAGAATGGCTATAACAGTAAGTAAGTATCTGGATATGTAGTAGTTTACTCTATAATTAGTTACACCATTTATACTCGAGTTTATGATATCTTTACATAAATTCAAATACCATTTTAAACGTATGCAAATTTCTTCCATAGCGTAAAGATGCATAAATACTAAGTAGCTTAAATCTTTTATGTATCTCGAGGCTCCAATATGGTTAAAGACGGTATAAATTATATCATTCAAAGTATTTCAGTAGCGATATTCATGACTATCTTATTTGTAGCTTACATAAATGTTGTTGTAATTTGCGTACCTCCACCAGAAGGAATTAGAGAAGAGATCGTCGAATCTATCACCAGAATTAAAGAGATAGTATCTAATGCAACTATACCACAAGATATGTTTGTGTATATGATCAAAAACGGATTATATACAATGTTGTATGTCTTTATACCGATAATAGGACTTATTAACTACATAGAGATTGTGACTAGATACGCATGGTTAATAGCTATAAACAGTCACACGAACTCCGATGCTATAAACAGTCTACTCGTACTAATGTCTACACCAACATTGTATCTACACCTTTTATCGTATAGCTTGATTATGCTAGAGGGTAATAGAATACTCCTTGATATCGTTAAGAAAAGGTATTATTTTAGGGTATGGTTCTATCATCTGTTTACCATGACCATAGCTATATCGATAATGTTGCTTTCCATAGTTCTAGAAGTCTTATTAACATTCTTTTAACTTTCAACTCAAAATACTAAATAAATACTATTTCTATAACATATCCAATATTTGTAGCTTTTAACAAACAAATAGTTATCTATAGCATCTAGCTATAGCGCATT
This sequence is a window from Ignisphaera sp.. Protein-coding genes within it:
- a CDS encoding nascent polypeptide-associated complex protein — protein: MLPMNPRELQKQLRQLKKLGIKIDQLVDAEEVHIVLSDRKLILEKPDVFIVEFSGQKMFYLAAQNIREELRKDQQITSIPTQVEISNDDIQFVAEYTHVSVEKARDAILKAGGDIAKAIELIESEKKSSHTT